Below is a genomic region from Oscarella lobularis chromosome 14, ooOscLobu1.1, whole genome shotgun sequence.
TAAGCCAATCCACACGCTTTTGGCAATGTTTTCCTCTTGAAACTCTAAGTCGGCGAGAAGAGCCAGCACAAACGCATGTTCGTGAAAACTGGTAATGCTGAGAAGGTTACCACTACAAGGTCTATTTACACCACTCCAAACAATACCGCCAACCCGACAATAGAGCGATGAAAGAGTATAACAATAGCCTGCATAGAGAAACCAGCTACGAGGGCAAtctaaaattatttatattaaAAAGGTTCTTAGATGTGCATTTGCTTtacattttctctctttacAGAGAACGACGGCTTCTTGACAAGATACATTACGCTGTTCTATTTGCAGATTGCAATTTTTCaacgccgtttcttttccagtGCAACGTCTACCGTTGGTGTAAatcacttcgtcgttttcaattgCCCGATATCGTCGCTTTCTGGAAATCGGATCTCCGTAGCCTAATTGGCGACAAACGATCTTGGAATCATTCACATTCCACTTGCTGTCGCATACGACGCGCCACGTTTTGTTTAGATAGACTTCGACTCTTCCCTCGCTTTGCTTTGTCCCACCGAAACCATTGACTAATCTTACATTCCAGTCTGATATTCGGCACGTGACCTCAATGGCAAATTGTCCATGAACATCAATATTATACccgaaatcgaaaaattgGAAATCCTGAATCGAGCGAATTGAAGAGCAGTCAAAATTGGGACAAATAATATTCCAACAACTCGAACGCCCAGCTAAGGATTGAAAATTACATGTACCTTTGCCATATCCAAAGTGCTTACAAGAGGCCTCACATGTGCTATTAAATAAGTATGCACTGCGGTAGTATAGGGGATCAACGCACGCCGCTCTCCACTCGCCTCCAAGACGAATTTCTATAATCCCACGACTGGAAACTGAGCTGTTTCCGAGACGAACATCAAAAGGTTTGACGCTACTGGACCGACAAGAAACGAATACGTGCTCATTGCACGACGCAATTCCTAGATCGCAACTGCGAACAAACGTGTCGTTTGACGTACAATTAATTTCAATAGCATCGTTGTCTCTTTCTCCAAACCGGGACGTAGCTTCCAATAGACCATTGTAACCCAATTGCCGACACGAAGCAGCTGCCGTTCGACTGGGACTGTAAATGACTTCACTCATGCAGACGCGCCTCCACAACCCACTGAGATATATTTCGAGACGCCCGCGAGAAGGCAAAACACCGCCGACAAGTCGCACGTCACCGTCACCTCGAGTAGTATCTTAAAAAGAAGAATGAGCTGTTATAagtaaagaaagaaagagcacGACTCACTTCTGGGCTTTATGCAAACAAATGGCAATCGATTGGAACACGATTCAGCGCGCCAGTGTATTTCTGAATCAGAAATTACGAGCTTTCCACATGACGTTTTTTCGTTGAGCAAGCCCAGCTCATTCCAATGAGCATACGTTAAAGGCGAACCGTCTGACCATCGATAGCTGTAAACGCCTGTTGCTGCAGTAGGTCTTCGTATTAGACCGAAAAAATAACTATCATCTCCGATGATTGCAGGGactgcgttttcttcttcttcgcctttgaaAGACAAAAGTGCTCCTCCATTGAGAGAGCAAATTTCGACGGCTTCAGACCAAGTATTCATCCAATTATTCCAACCATTTAGCCAATTAGAAGAAGCAAAacacgaagacgacgtacAGTCCCAAAAGTGTCCGCCACAATCTAAAGATAAAAATGATGATTTGCAATTCAAACCTAATTGGCTAAAACTCTCAGACGATAGAAAAAGCGCGCGTTCAGTACCTTCTATACATGTATCTTGATCCGATTGACCCGATTGAGCCGATACGGTTATCGGAACGATGTTGAGGAGTAGAAAAGCGATGGCGAAAAGACATTGGTGACCGTTTTGAGGTAAGACGAAACGGCGAATTTCGTTGATTTTTGATGAAGAACAGCCAGATTTAGTCTTTGGAAAACGATGCCTTGTGTGACGAACATACGTAGCGATAACAACAAGAAGAAACAAGGACAAGAGAGGAAAGACGCATATCCCAGGAATTGCAAGTGTCCAATGTGAAGCAAATGCCACAACTGGCGAGAGAAGCcattaaaataataatatatttGGAAATGCTTTGGTAATGTCACCTTGCGCTGAAGTAGTAAACATATCAAATTTCCAAAGAGCTCTAGttacaatgacgtcagtatcCTAAAAAACAAGCtcaaagaaacagaaatcgATCGACTTTTGCACCAATCTGCAAGCCAACAGTTTCTGCGCTCGCTTGATCATTGCACTTTCAAAGATAACGAAAGCAAACACAGTCGCGTGGTTCCCTAAAATGTATCTTAATAATATCCAGCTTGATTTGATTAGCTTCGACACTCGCACCTTGTAAGGAAGTACTTGAAAAGAATGTAATCTCACATATTTTAACAGACGCCGTCAAGTTTACGTTAGCTTCCTAAAAATAACATAGTGCAGGCGAGGAAACGACAACAATAGGTTGCGATCACTCACTTCCGCACACGTCGAACGACACTTTTGCCCTAAAACGCGTCCCATGTAGCATTTTGACAAACACAGAAGCTAGGAAAAGAACAAAGAGAGAGAGTATAAGGTAGAATATCGCGAAAGCAACAGAGGTCAAGTGATCTGGCTTTACAGTGAAGCTGCGAGAGTTGTTGCGATCCTGTAGGAGGGAGAATTTGATCGCTAACACTCTGTTCagaacaaaaattaaatcgaAAACCTCATAGATTAGATCGTTCCAGTGAGCGGCACATCGCCTTCTATTTCCGGCAAACTGAGTGGCATTAGACGGTGGCCACGCTGAACCGAGAACAAGATCGCGAGAAGGAATAACGGTGATGAGAGCGAGagtgaagaaaacgccgaaaaGGGTAACACGAAACATCCTAGCCTGTGACCAGACCTTCTCCCTTGATCGAATGTCTGGTACTGCTCCGCCTCTTTTAAGCCCGCCCTAGGAACAAAGTGCCCGTACATAAATACGTCGCGTCGGTTTCCTCGCTCTACGCAACTTGTGTTCAAGTGCTCTGAGCAATACCCTTCGAAAGGTTCTTTTGCTCGTGCGAGCTACGATCGTCTTTCAATCTTTTCAGGATATTGCCAGGAACACTTACCAATGAACACAAGTAGCGTAGAGCGAGGAAACCGACGTTCATCGACAGAGAATTACTAGAACCGACGCGACGTATTTATGTACGGACGCTTTGTTCCTAGGGCGGGCCTAAAAGAGGAGGAGCTGTACCAGACCTTCTCCCGAGCCCGTTATACGGGATCAAGGGAGAAGGTCTGGTCACAGGCTAGTAACCTCCGACAACTCCTCGCCAACGAGTTCGAATGATGAGATGACCGCCGTTATAACGCTCCTTGGTCCACGCCTTTCTGTTTTATATCAATTCATGAGATGGCGTCACGCTAGGAGCCCGCGCTGCGTGCTAGCAAAagcgatgagcgaaggcggTGCCGCGCCATCTCTGTAAGTTATACGAGTGACTGACAATGTTGAACAGATGCTGTTCTTGAGTTCACTCGATTTGGTTTTCACAGATATCCAATCCTAAACAAGAATTAGATTAGGAGAGGCCTGGGTCTCAGTGCATCTGAGGCCATCAATaagaatctaaaaaaaaataCCGGTTGTTCTATTCCCCCTTTGCAATTGTTTTAACCAATCACGCACTCGCTTACGGCATTCCGAATGATTCGAGAGGCgacgtagaagaagaaaatcaatatgCAAATATCAGCTCCATAAGACTGTGCTGACAATGTCAGAACGAAAGGGCCCAACAAACAGATACTATACCGATCCTTGTCGTCGAAAATACTTCATAAATAGCTTCTATAGTATTTAGTCTTGCTATGATGCTTTCTTCGACAAGAGACGCCAATGCTTTCTCTCTGCATAATCAATACGTTACACAAGATAGGCCTTGTTTGTCAGCGTGTATACCGAAATACGTCAATGCCTTGAACAGTATTGCAGTAAAAAACTTCGTCAATGCTGCGAACGAAACCGTCAAATGAACTAAAAGATAAAAGATGTCGTATATCcactaaaaaattcaaaaaaggtAGACAACTTGTGTCTATAAAGTACAACATCATCATACAGTTTTCAAGACAACGATGATGGCGGATCGAAAGAAAAGTTGACCAAAGGTGattgaggccccttttgaggcTTCATCATCACCCGAACCACGGGATTTCTGCCCGCCGTGACCGCTGTGAACATCGCTCGCATCTTTAGTTCAGACTATATGGAGACCAACGTCTTAGCTTCTCTTCAGTTAAcggagaaaagaattcgacgtaCGACGGAAGAGAGAGGAGCCTCGAAAGAGCGATGGATAAATTCGGCCCTTGGGCGATGGAAAAGCACTGAGACGCGTCAAGTTCGCAGTCTAAGTGTAGGCCTTGGAGATATCGTCAAACACAAAAATCAACTCGCGTCTGCGAGCCTTACCTTACGTTTCGCATgagaaaaactgctcgtgaGACCCcttagggagcctcactttttcGTTGAGGTTTCAGAGCCGAGAAAAAGTAGTTTGAAAGGCATTTCACTGTAGCCAAATCGTGTCTTGTGAAAAAAAGCAGTGAAAAGGCTCACTCTTCAATGACCGAGGACGATTTACCCGGATAAGGACACGTGGTTAATTGGAAGAATGTTCACCTAGTTTTCTTCGCAGGAGGCAGCGCTTCTGCAAGCAGTGATTCCAGCGTGTCTCTAGAGAAGGAAACGTGCGTCTTCGTTAGAATGATATAGCTGtggcttcgtttcgaagtaTTTTCTGTGAAAACGGCTCACGATTTCGAACCAGGTTCTCGTTAGTAGTCACAACTGATCGTGCGATTTTCTTAGAACGCCCCTGCTTCTTCAGGAAGTCgaaatggaagaaaaatGTTGTCCCAAGGGAGTCAACCGAGGTTATATTGTTGTGAATTTGGCAATGAAAGGTGAAGCGGCGGGCCCTGTGCATCCAAATTCAAACGTTTAGTGCTAGACTTTATAGACAGGCCTTGCCTTTATCATTGTACACCTATTCTATGAGCTAAAACGAATAACCATTTtccaataattaattatatctACACTATTATGTAGGACTACTAATAGCAACACAGGTAACTACAAAAATCAACATCTTTATCGACGAGCTTCTCCTCATTCGCCAGAGAGCAACGTGCTGCTTAGATATGTCCTTTCGTAGACACTGCGATGACCGCATGTCAaccctaattaattttttcttcacttaTTAAAATTTATATACGCTGAGTCGCAACAGAAATAATTACGTATCTATAGTTTAAATATTTCATACCTGTGGCTGTGGTTATGTAGAAGATTGACTGCTGAATTGAAGTACATAACACCAAGGCCTGAGTATTAATCTCAATCTAAAAAACTCCTGAATGAATTGAGTATTAATTGGTTAGTGAAACGAAATAAGtattctaattaattaattactgtCGCAGTACGAGCCATTAATTTTCAATATGATTATCAAGAACCCATAATATTTACATTATGAACATCTCTTGTAATTAATAGAAAATCTTTAGCTTGCAAATTACTTTCACTGGATTAATGCTTGCTATCAACAAAGCTGTAGTAGTTGCTGCCAGCTGGCGCTGCTCCTGCTCCTGCTGCTCCTGCTGCTCTTGGTGAGGgtgaaggtactgtacctGCATGTGCTGGTGCGGGTGTTGGGGTGCAGATAACGCTGGTGAAGGTGTGGTCGCTGCTGTTGCTTCCGGTGCTACCGCAGGTGCGAAAGCTGCAGGTTGTTCTGCTGCTTTTTCCAGAGCTAGTGTAGGTGAAGTGGAGGTGCGGAAGCTGCaggtgctggtgctggtgcttGTGCATGTTCTGGCTTACGATGCTGATGCAGCTCCTCCCAGTGCTGGTGCCGTTGCAGGAGCTGGTTCTGGTGCTGCTTCCGGTGCTGGTGCAGGTTCCGGTGCTAGTGCAAGGTGCAGGAACTGGTTCTAATGCTGCTTCCGGTGCTGGTTCCAGTGCAGGAGCTGCTTCTCGTGCTGGTGCAGGTGCAGGAGCTGATTCTGGTGCTGGTGCatgtgctgctgctgcttccggtgctgctgctggtgctggtgctggtgctggtgctggtgcttcttctgctgctgctgctgccgctgctgctgctgccgcttctgctgctgccgctgctgctggtgctggtgctggtgctggtgctgatGCTGGTGATGATTCTactacctagctacctagctacctagctaTACTtagctacctagctaccAGACTAATTAGAGCTACTTAatttacttaattaattcttattAATCTATTGATCTGTACCTTCAAAAGGTGATCCTTGAAAAACCGCCATTGCGTTGTCGTCCTTTGCGTTGTCCTGTCGTCCTGTCGTCCTGTCGTCctgtcgtctcttcgtccCGTCGTCCCGTCAGCCCGTTGTCTTGTTGTCCAGTCCCTGCATTGAGTACCTATaaactcaaaaaaaaaagagcaagagAAATCACGAGCATtacatacagatacctctgCGAATGCCGGTTTCGTCCCCTCTTCTTCATTCTTCTTGAGAGACCTAAAgctcaaagaaaagagagcaaGCGAAACTACAAACgatccatacagatacctgtgctatttcttcgtctgcttCATCTTCCTCCACGTCTTTTCGTCCCTTCTACCTCATCTTCCTCGAGCACCTAAAACTCAAACAAAAGCAAGCAGGCGAAAATACAAGCTACCCATACAGATACTTCTGTCATTTCTTCGtccaaatcgtcttcgtctccatcatcttcgtctccaTCATCTtcgttccttcttcttcatcccaTCGTCGTCCTAGAGCTCAAAGAAAAACCGTCAAGAGAAACCACGAAACaatccatacagatacctcagATATTTTTTCGTCAACATCTCCTTTGTCTACATCTACTTCGTCCCTTTGTCCTTGAGAACCTAAatctcaaagaaaagaaagcaaaagaaaaactaagcaatccatacagatacctcaggactttcttcgtcgacatcatcttcgtcgaattcgttttcgtctacttcatcttcatcataCAGGCGCACCTAAAACTCAAACaaaagcaagcaagcaagcaagggaaaaaataatcaacCCATGCAGATACCTCtgccatttcttcgtctccatcatcttcgtcttcatcgtcttcgtccctcttcttcgtccctGCGTCCTTGAAAACCTAAATCtcaaagcaaagaaagcaaaagaaaaaatgaataatccatacagataccactggcattttttcgtctgcttcttcttcgtcttcgtccccTTCATCTCAGCATCATCTATTCAAAAAACCCAGCAAGTGAAAAAGGAAGCACTACATACAAATACCTCAATCTTCGTCCCTCACTTACGTCATTCTAaatctaaaaagagaaagcaaaagaaaacgcaagGAAAATATTCAGGTACCGCATAAGACGTCTTCAATAGGCGTAGCACAATCCCGTCCGCACCTAGGCccctaaagaaagaagaagtacgaaaaaagacgatcgatTAATACAGAAACCTTTATTTGAGAGTCGTCTTCCGTCGAGGCGACGATCTTTATCAGGACGCCTGCAAGAAAAATAGAATTAGTCAAAATGAATAGAAAAATTCTAATTCTCTatctatttttaattaattacccgATTTAATAATCCTCTACCCTAACTGCCTCTAATTTCCTCTATAGATGCCTAAAGTAAGATGATTGACGAGGTgaagattaattaagtgaaTTTGAAGTGTAAGAAGATGACGTGCaaatgatgaagaaaaataaagTGAAAAAACACGGAGAACCTAAAATGAAATACAagattaataaaaaataatttataaaAGGAAAGGTACGTAGGTATACTTAAATCAAACAAGTCTATAAGAAAACgccaataaataaataaatataaagGAGTCATACCACCGGCGTTTGACCACGCCCAGCATTGATGAAATTTGccccattaattaattaattacgtcaAGAACCTATTctgaaataaaagattagaaAAACAGGTACGTAAGTACACCTAAATAAAACGAAGTCTTTTAAGAAAAAAGggcaataaataaataaaaagagtCATACCACAAGCATTTGACCACGCCTGGCATTGAATAATTGGATCTTTTACGATTAAGAATATATAcctaaggaaaaaaatgtaACAATCGAGAAAAATTAACTGCACCTCATCTTATAAATGTTCCttgaaaggggccccactcACTAAAGCAGCACGATTCATATAGATCAACAGACCCCTATTGCTTCAAAGAGTTGTTTCCTTTTGAAAGGGCGCCTTCGAAAGtgctaaaaacaaaaggaatTAGCGAAAACGTGCATGATACGGCTTCTAGCTGCAAATGCGGACGCAGAAAGGGCAAGAAACATTTGCCTAAGGAGACAAAACGTGACAGCGTAAACCAATGAgaattcgcttcgatttttcaaaatgcCTGGTCGaaaaaaggggcccccacTCACGCGAAGTCGTTTTTTGCAAGCGAAACACATCCGAAAAGCCTCGATCGTCAAAAAAACGTCCTCGAAGCCCAAGAAGAGACACTATAGCGAAACGCGAACGCACACCGCGTCACGCCCCCGCAACACCGCCATCTTCGCGTGTCATGTCGAGTCTTCGTTCGGCGAACTGGAGAACAATAGACGACCGGGAGCGAATATCTACAGAAAACAATCGATCGGCTTACCATTGACGAAGGAAAGCAGAACGATTGAGCCTCGAAGAAGACTCGTACGACGTAGAAGCAAGTTTTTCCCTTCGCGATAGGGTAGAGACTGCAATGAGAGGTTCAACTTAAGCCAGTAGCGATAGATTTAGCTGGAGCGGGTTTCCCTAgagccgtttcgtcgacgtgttGCTCGGAACTATCTTTACGGTACTTTGACACGTGTCATTGATGTCACGAAAAGTTCCGTACAATCACGTGCTGCACGTTTGGCGCGAAGACATGCGCTGCACGTGTGGTAGGCGGTTCAGCGcttgaaaggaaaagacgtacGGCTCATTCTTTGGCATTACGTAATTGTAAAAGACAATGCAAATGATTAAATTAATATAAAGGTTGAAGATCACGTGTACCCTGCGTTTTAAACGCGGATTTGGCTATACTTTTTTGAATTAGATTGCATTGAATTATAATATTTGAGAATTTTGATTCTCCGGTTTTCTACGTACCATAAATTCTATGCTCGTATAGCGCACAAAGCATGCCTATATAATGTGACATATATTGTATGGTGATCGAGAAAAAAACCGCTTTCCTTTCAAATACGTGAATCTACAAAATCACATTGTCGAATTTGATGAGAcatttcaaaattaatttgacGATAATGTAATGTTTCTGAGAGCAACGTAAACAGATTACACAGGTAGCAAGTTGAGACGCTACTACTGGAAGAATCTAATGCATGTCACAAAAAGGGGAAAGTCAGTTTGGGTGAGATAATTTCACATCTTTTAGACGGAAACTTCTTTGGACAAAACATTCCTTTGTCTAACATCGGCCTTTTCGTCTGTCGTGTCGTCACGCGTTCCTAGATCGTCTTCGGTTTTTTCTGAAGACACTGATTCACCCGTGCAAATAGACTTGAAGTCCACGAAAGAAGACAAATAAATAACATCGAGATTTAGGTACTCATTAGATGCCTCCTCTTCCAGCAATTTTCCCAACCGCTGGCAGAGATCTTGGAAAGTTGGGCGCGCATCGGGTTCACTACGCCAACACTCAGACATAATCTCGTACCTGAGGAAAGGCCGATTACAACGTCACATGATTACGTGAGAGCATCTGCACTTTGGACTCGCAGTACTTTGGAGACGTTTTCTGGACATTCCAGCCGCTTGCCACTACGCAAATGCAACAGAAGATCCTTACTTGCCATGCATAGATACGGAAAACAGCCTGCAAAAAATGGAATTAAAGAAATAAGAAAGTCAAAATGAAAATACCTAAAGTGACTATTTCCCACAAAACAACTCCAAACGACCATCTAAAATTGACCTCAttgtaaaaaaattcacgcTGGAAAATTTGCAATATCAGAAACGTACACGTCACTTTTCTCGCTGAAGAGGCGGTGTATGATGGCTTCGATAGACATCCAACGAAAGGGAAGCCGCCTTGCTGTCTTTTGATTATACGCACCGTCCTCGTACACGGCTCTTGTTAGTCCAAAGTCGGAAACTTTAAGAAGTTT
It encodes:
- the LOC136195204 gene encoding uncharacterized protein; its protein translation is MFRVTLFGVFFTLALITVIPSRDLVLGSAWPPSNATQFAGNRRRCAAHWNDLIYEDRNNSRSFTLLCLSKCYMGRVLGQKCRSTCAEEANVNLTASVKICEITFFSSTSLQGNHATVFAFVIFESAMIKRAQKLLACRLDTDVIVTRALWKFDMFTTSAQVVAFASHWTLAIPGICVFPLLSLFLLVVIATYVRHTRHRFPKTKSGCSSSKINEIRRFVLPQNGHQCLFAIAFLLLNIVPITVSAQSGQSDQDTCIEDCGGHFWDCTSSSCFASSNWLNGWNNWMNTWSEAVEICSLNGGALLSFKGEEEENAVPAIIGDDSYFFGLIRRPTAATGVYSYRWSDGSPLTYAHWNELGLLNEKTSCGKLVISDSEIHWRAESCSNRLPFVCIKPRNTTRGDGDVRLVGGVLPSRGRLEIYLSGLWRRVCMSEVIYSPSRTAAASCRQLGYNGLLEATSRFGERDNDAIEINCTSNDTFVRSCDLGIASCNEHVFVSCRSSSVKPFDVRLGNSSVSSRGIIEIRLGGEWRAACVDPLYYRSAYLFNSTCEASCKHFGYGKGTCNFQSLAGRSSCWNIICPNFDCSSIRSIQDFQFFDFGYNIDVHGQFAIEVTCRISDWNVRLVNGFGGTKQSEGRVEVYLNKTWRVVCDSKWNVNDSKIVCRQLGYGDPISRKRRYRAIENDEVIYTNGRRCTGKETALKNCNLQIEQRNVSCQEAVVLCKERKYCPRSWFLYAGYCYTLSSLYCRVGGIVWSGVNRPCSGNLLSITSFHEHAFVLALLADLEFQEENIAKSVWIGLDRKEGNQFKWINQDRLSYVMWARGEPSAGSSPACVAMDTRTGYWMMADFFIPKRSLLKVALVDFDNEIREADLPDLYNSCARDEIFFKEACYYLSKEDEAVPQERAHRNICQERDAHLASFNDISEHFFVAKESSAIIGSAYWIGLIYNNTSNSFTWLSGLPATFTKWMKYEPAHENGKCVTLGFDGVDLGWAVANCSRKAGYACKRKLNAKPLSVAAPSQISPGHVHMCQSDWTKLGMHSCIRRLDTLMTWHESLAECERLSDGKGSLASINSLQEKDRLSNLLDGNEAWIGLNDIDNEGIYNWTDGSPLVYVNWKSSEREKSPRRREEHDCVASTKSFWELRDCSAKKKSVCLTPASEDFDECFNKSDNCHVDATCENTLSFYKCTCKPGFIGNGTSCEDLSTSQLSIIASVVCSLFAFFFLIVLYVCHKKHRSTKTESAFDKWEIDPCHLTLLEKIGEGFFGDVLKAEFSSNYLQQLNLSSGIRREEENEDNKFVAACKKLKGAYLQQDEADFLEEIKLMKGIGRHPHIVCMLACVTKSQPFCLIVEYCSHGDLLNYLQKGRPQRLTMGDSQDIGSGDISQQSSGGNSEKESVCVYCKKILNFPLIGKRVKLFSQK
- the LOC136195432 gene encoding alanine and glycine-rich protein-like → MLMQLLPVLVPLQELVLVLLPVLVQVPVLVQGAGTGSNAASGAGSSAGAASRAGAGAGADSGAGACAAAASGAAAGAGAGAGAGASSAAAAAAAAAAASAAAAAAGAGAGAGADAGDDSTT